Within bacterium, the genomic segment GCCGACGCGCTGCTGCGGGAGCGCATCCGCGGGCTGGCCGAAGCCGGCAAGGCCGTGCTGCTCGTCGAGCAGCGGGCGAGGGCGGCGATGCAGATCGCCGACTGGACGATGGTCCTCGTCTCAGGTGCCAACCGGCTGGAGGGCCGGTCCGGGGACCTGCTGGGCCGGCCGGATTTCGAGGCGCTGTTCCTCGGCGCGGCAGGCGCCGTGTCATCGGAAGCCTCACGCGTGCGCTAGCGCCGATCCCCGTCCTTCACGCCGCGCCGGCACGTCGAATTCGCGAGGGAACCTGAGATGTGCAGAAACATCAAGACGCTCTTCAACTACCGTCCACCCGCGACGGCCGAGGAGATTCGCGCCGCGTCGCTCCAGTTCGTCAGAAAGATCAGCGGGTTTGCGAAGCCGTCGAAGGCCAACGAAGGCGCCTTCCTGGCGGCGGTGGATGACATCGCCGGCATCGCGGGCCGTCTGCTCGGGTCGCTCGACACCAACGCGCCGCCGAAGAATCGAGCAGACGAGGCCGCCAAGGCGAAAGCGCGGGCCGCGGCGCGATTCGGCGCCGCGGCTAGCCCAAGTACAGCGCCTCCAGCCCGACGAGCCGCTCCGTGATCAGTACGACGGCCACCGCCATCGCGATGCTGATGGTGCCGGCGACCGCGAGCGTGGGGTCGAACGAGAACCGCAGATAATCGAACAGTTCGATCGGCAGCGGCACCCGCCGGATGCCGTGCAGCAGCAGCGAGATGTTGAATTCGTCGTAACTCGTCACAAACGCAAAGATCGCCCCCGAGATCACCGCGCCCTTGATGAGGGGCAGCGTCACCCGGCGGAACGTGGCGAGCGGCCCCGCGCCGAGGTTGCGCGCCGCCTCCTCGAGGGTCCGGTCGAACCGGACGAGCACGGCGCTTACGATCAGCACCACGTAGGGGATGCAGATCAGCGTGTGGCCGACGACGAGCTGCGCGAGGCCGCCCCCTTTGCCCCACCCGATCGCATAGAAGTAGATGAGGAGCGCGATCCCGGTCAGGATGCCCGGGACGGCGATCGGCGCGATCATGAGAAGACGCATCGCCGTCCGGAACCGGCCGGAGAAGCGGACCAGCCACAGGCTCGCCATCGTCCCGATCGCCGTCGCGACGACGGTGACGATCGCCGCCAGCTCGAGGCTGAACTTGAACGAGCGCACGAGCGTGCGGTTGTGCGCGAACGCCGCGAACCAGCGGAGCGACAGCCCCTCGGGCGGGAAGCGGAGATAGGCGCCGGAGTTGAGGGCCGCGATCACGACGATCACGACGGGGGCGAGCAGAAAGACGTAGAGCAGCACCGTGATGCCGGTCAGCCACAGCCGTTCGCCGCGCCGGACCATGCGTCAGGCCGCCGGGTGCGCCGCCCGGCCGAGCGCGCGCAGGTAGGTCCACAGGACGGCGATTGTGATCACGAAGAACACGATCGCGAACGCGCTGCCGCCGGGCCAGTTGAAGAGCTCGGTGATCGTCCGGATCACGAGGATCGGCACGGTCAGCACCTTGAAGCCGCCGAGGAGCGACGGGATCACGTAGGAGCTGATGGTCAGCACGAAGACCAGGATCGTCCCCGCGGCGACGCCCGGCAGGCTCAAGGGGAAGGTGACCCGC encodes:
- a CDS encoding DUF2277 domain-containing protein, whose amino-acid sequence is MCRNIKTLFNYRPPATAEEIRAASLQFVRKISGFAKPSKANEGAFLAAVDDIAGIAGRLLGSLDTNAPPKNRADEAAKAKARAAARFGAAASPSTAPPARRAAP
- a CDS encoding ABC transporter permease, with product MVRRGERLWLTGITVLLYVFLLAPVVIVVIAALNSGAYLRFPPEGLSLRWFAAFAHNRTLVRSFKFSLELAAIVTVVATAIGTMASLWLVRFSGRFRTAMRLLMIAPIAVPGILTGIALLIYFYAIGWGKGGGLAQLVVGHTLICIPYVVLIVSAVLVRFDRTLEEAARNLGAGPLATFRRVTLPLIKGAVISGAIFAFVTSYDEFNISLLLHGIRRVPLPIELFDYLRFSFDPTLAVAGTISIAMAVAVVLITERLVGLEALYLG
- a CDS encoding ABC transporter permease; translated protein: ILLQDTGLINQTLQGLGLRPLPLMYNDLGVTIGLVHVFIPFMVLAITGPIRSVDPEIELAARSLGAGFWRTFWRVTFPLSLPGVAAGTILVFVLTISSYVIPSLLGGFKVLTVPILVIRTITELFNWPGGSAFAIVFFVITIAVLWTYLRALGRAAHPAA